Proteins from a genomic interval of Syngnathoides biaculeatus isolate LvHL_M chromosome 23, ASM1980259v1, whole genome shotgun sequence:
- the paqr8 gene encoding membrane progestin receptor beta — MSGDFLQRLCSFIPSAKHVGQLPRLSSLVSSSLPLPSPTVHSSQVPSLFREPYILSGYRPIHQKWHCYLFSLFQRHNESLNVWTHLLAALVLIRHWWANISTLGYTFTSAFLPLCLFFVSSLTYLFLSAAAHLFQSHSEYAHYFFFFMDYVGVAVYQYGCSLGHYFYTSVPEWRDSCFGSLFLPSAAFLGWFSCAGCCFAKSRYQRPYPVGRKICQLIPTTLAFVLDISPVIHRLSTSTWLEEPSLPFHALQITSFLLSAVFFSCPIPERFFPGRCDFLGQGHQIFHVFLSLCTLFQLEALFQDYVRQRDTVVETFGDRQLWCACISFPVLFLCCILTALVTMRHKQEQLQGQKDRNN; from the coding sequence ATGTCAGGAGACTTTCTACAGCGACTTTGCAGCTTCATTCCAAGTGCAAAGCATGTCGGCCAACTCCCCCGACTTTCCAGCCTGGTTTCTTCCTCCCTGCCTCTGCCCAGCCCCACTGTCCATTCCTCCCAAGTCCCCAGCTTGTTTCGGGAACCGTACATCTTGTCTGGGTACCGTCCTATCCATCAGAAGTGGCACTGTTACCTCTTCAGCCTCTTCCAGAGACACAACGAATCGCTCAATGTGTGGACTCATTTGCTGGCGGCTCTCGTGCTTATACGCCACTGGTGGGCTAACATAAGTACCCTGGGGTACACCTTTACTTCAGCCTTTCTGCCCTTATGCCTCTTTTTTGTGTCTTCGCTCACATATTTGTTCCTCAGTGCGGCAGCTCACCTCTTTCAGTCTCACTCCGAGTATGCAcactatttcttcttcttcatggactatgtgggtgtggctgtttatcaGTATGGATGTTCTCTTGGACATTATTTTTACACATCTGTGCCAGAGTGGAGAGACAGCTGCTTCGGCTCTCTTTTCCTCCCCAGCGCTGCGTTTTTGGGGTGGTTTTCCTGCGCTGGTTGCTGTTTCGCTAAATCCAGATATCAGCGGCCGTATCCCGTGGGTCGTAAAATCTGTCAGCTGATCCCAACCACTCTTGCATTCGTGCTGGACATCAGTCCTGTGATTCACCGGCTTTCAACTTCGACCTGGTTGGAGGAGCCCTCACTGCCTTTCCATGCCCTCCAGATCACCTCTTTCCTTTTGAGCGCCGTCTTCTTCTCTTGCCCCATACCTGAGCGCTTCTTCCCAGGCCGCTGTGACTTTCTGGGCCAAGGTCATCAGAtatttcatgtgtttttgtCCTTGTGCACACTATTTCAACTTGAGGCGCTCTTCCAGGACTATGTCAGGCAGAGGGATACCGTAGTGGAAACATTTGGAGATAGACAGCTGTGGTGTGCCTGTATATCCTTCCCTGTCCTGTTCCTGTGTTGCATTTTGACGGCACTTGTAACAATGAGGCACAAACAGGAACAACTCCAGGGTCAAAAAGACAGAAACAATTAA